GGCAGTTTGATAGTTGGACAATTGCTGTATATATTTGGATAACCGGTTTATTTATTGAAACTTAAGCTGTTcacttattgttttaattccaagtttaataatatataccataAGTTACTGTGTATAAGCTTTTCAATAAGTTTTCAATATTCAAACGTCAACATGGTGACAACGAATTTccaaattgattttaaaaaatatattgtacagatatttatgtaataatcataatataccaaatattacatttatattaaactTGTAACTGTGACTGCTTGATATTTTGTATGGCCTTCACTTTCAAAAGAATTATTGACATTGtagtaatttatatttaacaaaatcgTAGAACGACATCTGTcagttatatttaattaaacaagaaacaattcaaattttcaaatgttttaccaAAATGATACCCAGAAGACTTACCTTTTTTGGATTTTAAATTGGCTCAAAAAATCTTGATGTAAAACATTGCAAGAAacacaaaaatgtttgttaaaagaATTCTTGAGACATCAAAATTGAGGATTCAATCACATTAcatataacacaataaaaagTTTGAGAATCAGTTTAGAGTGTTTCAGCCAGAGGTGGTGGTACTGGTATCTTGAATAACATCTCTCTGCTATGGGCAAGACTGTAATCCAGTACTAGTTGTCCTTAAAACTTAACATCCACTACATCATGGTGCCATCAAAATGAGTGCCTTGCCTTGAGGACAGCTTGATGGGCCTACATTTGACATGTCCATTACCAATCCTGTGAATTTGGTGCTGGTCAACATGGTTGCTATTAAAACATTCAGACATGTTTCATTACAATCCTTGATAAGAATAAATTTGAATAGTTTTTATATGTGGATAAAATAGAATCATCAGTGGTCATGGTAAAGCATTGCAGTCACAGAGTAAAACTATGTCAAACATTGGACAAAGGAATTTACTGTACCAACTGTAATCATGTTctatttgtaaatttatgttaaAAGAACTGGCAGCCATTTTATGAAATGTTCATGTTTGGTATTGTACTGTTTATGTCTCATTATCTTaggttttaattattaagatagCACATGTGTACAATTAGTTGCAATATTGATGTTGTTTGGTGCCCTATAAACCATCGtttctgtatttaaaacaaatgtatatagcaTGTGTTTTTGCCAAAATATGGCTACCAAATTGAGGGTTACAGCAGTTTAAACCAGTCCATCATAACTATCATATTTGTGATTATTGGGTGAATGTTtgaaatttgttaaataaatattattttacaatcatACAAGTATCGTCTTATTTATTAAACAGTATTGTCTTTTGGCCTGCCTTCTTCCGATAcatccagctagtgcaccatgaccgatacattaaaggctgtggtatgtgctatcctgtctgtgggattgtgcatataaaagatcccttgctgctaatcgaagagtagcccatgaagtaaaatgtgttgaatgcattgttaaataaaacatttctttcttttgatacATGAACTTCGAAATGTGTAATGGATAATGTACGAGGTGGTGtagattcatgaaaaataattcataaaCCATGTTTGAGCAAGTTGATTCTTTTTCATGAATCTACACAGTGCATATTTTCCAACTTaatacattattcattataaaaaCATGCGACTGCTATTAACTTcctattttatcttttttttaatgaaaatattggttaaaatggtGAAGAATATTTTCAAAACTAATAACCTAAGAACTAATGGATACTTTCGAACCAAACCTGAATGATGTGGTCAGTAAATTGTCAGCAGTGGATGGCAGGTATTAATTGTGATGCACGTGTTAAACGTAATCTCaaatttcctatttattttcTGACAATTTCACcaaaatatattactatcactagtatcgggtttaaattacatgtttatttgaTGGTGCAAATGTTTGGCCTCGTGGGTTAAAGCATTGTACTTGTTTAGAATGTACAAGTTCTGTCAATAATGGGTTCGAATCCCTGACATGAACAtgtaaaaagttcaaattgcattgtttctCAAGggttgattcttgaaaaataatctacagTACACCTAGAACAATAGTGTAACATTGTTGATATGTGAGAGAAATTaggtgaaaaaaccccaacaaaacaccaTTTGCAAACATAGACTTTATTGCAGAATAGCCATACAAAAATGTAATGATTTCAAAATGGATAAATGAACAGTATCAATACAtccatttaaacaaacaaaagtggAATATCGGTTTTAACTTTTACCATTAATATCAACAGGCTTTTTTATGAAACGCTCATGTAAAACATGTTGCAGGTAcacactttctcacagactaAATGAACTAAACACATtgtaaaacattacaaaaataacTTGAACAGTGTTTAAACAATTCATGAGATGCTGCTTACAGTTTGAAGCAATCCCACATTCTGAATTATGACTACAGTAAACCATACACAAACGAGAATCAGAACTATAATCTAGCCTTTACAACTGCTCACTGCTGTAACAataatgtattgcatatatctgacattatacatatattgcattatttaaaactataaaTTTAAGATGTGTACAAAATGCCCACATCTGTAGTAAATTATGACTTTCATTATGTGTATGTTTAAGTAGTCCATgatgtacaaatataaataagtaTCTGACTAATATAGAGGCCGTGGGCCTTAGCCCAGTGGGAAGGGCTAGCTTTATGcacggtcgatttgggatcgatccccgtcagtgggcccattgggctattgaaGTTATCAACATCTTTATAGAAttttatgataaaaatattatatattaaaatatttattataggaCTCCATCATATGCTGTCATGTGGAATAGAAACGTACACACAAGGTGGTGGAAATGTCAACCTAGGATGAGGCTTGCCAAGTCCCAAAGTTTAAAATTTTCACCACTGAGGGTATACTGTTTCTATCTCaaatgaccgcatatgatggagtctttttctctcaaccattcagtaaataaactattattttacacgaacagaccaagatggctgaaaaagtaacttttttatttcaccattttatcataaataaactacattatCGTATTTGCCATgatgtttgtttcatgttttaaaagtaatttaacACTATAAATTAACAAGGTAGCTTTTATAAATGAAGGTTttagtaacaaaatattgtgttaaaattgttgtctgataACCTCACATCACCATCAAAATTCTTatatagctttctttcatgggatagttCTGTCCCATATACCCGATGATGAGAGAATATCTTTTCTTACATGTTATGAGTGCTATATTACAAGTAACAAATGAGCTATTTTATTAAATCTGATTTTAcaaatatgggtaaatcaacatattaatgttaattttattcaaaCCAATACTTTGAGAAGCAGTGTCCAGCAGATTTGTCAGGACAGAAGTTCTTAACAAGACACAAAATAGCTACTTAGTTTTGTGTACTGAAATAACATTTGACTTTTATCTAATATTTTTAGTTGTTATTCCAAATCTAGTTTTAAATGCATatgatttaaacattttttatattcaaaCTGTAAACAATACATAGAGGTATTTTGATAAATCAAGGTAAAAGTTATAACAACTAAAAAACACTCGACTACAATTGAAAATGATCAAAATCAGAAACAGATCATAatgatgaaatatttgttaactgCTTGAAATGACTCTGTTGTAACGTAACATATTTATAGTGAACTTTACAAAAGTAAAACATCACTAATTGTTTGGATCTGCTTTTTAttgcttttactttttttcatgaGGTAATGGATGGGTCAACCTAGGTGGGTAAAATGATAAagcaatttattttacaaatatctACAATAAATGATCATGTAAGTATGATtgaggtggggggtggggggggggggggggggggtcaggtaATGTTGAAAAACCAAGACACAAAGCAACTGGTATTTACATACCCACTTGTATGCCAAAATACTTCCTgtacactaaaataaaatttaatttgaggAAGTTATCGAATAAGTAAAACATCAGGTTTTGACACAATAAagtgggaaaaaaacaaaaaattgaaaaGAGTTTTGTCTAATCGAAACAGTTCATCAAAGTGAGCAGACATCAGTCATTTGAGatcttttttttatgacatCATTCTGACACAACCCAGTCAATATttacacactcaaaacattcaCACAATAAACGTGACATATACAATTGCACATGTATTCACAATCTGTACAGCAAATATCAACAGACTTTCAAATATCACAGTGTATGGAACTAGCTACTGGTAATTTCATTAATCATTGATGAAAATGGAGCAAGACAAAAGCTTTCACAGTATATTATGAACATATAGTTTAGAAAATAGCATCCACAACAGTATATACATAAAGATCTGGGCCCTGttttacaaagtgatcttagtgctacgatcaccttaagtgtttAAGActataaggtagttatgcacttacggtTTCTTGGTGCTAAGACCATTTTGTAAAATGGGGCCCTAATGCAATGTTTTACGTCAAAGTTCAGAACAATCTTACTTCAGTTtgtatatttcaaaacaaatcgCTATAATTCACACTGTATCTGAGTAGTTTGGTAGAGTAAAGTGGTCAGGCTTGGAAGGTCTGCCTTAAAAAGACAGTTTACTTAGCCAAGGGCCAATCATACTGTAACACAGCTTCACACACATCTTCGCAAGCCAAGCTACCATTCCATACAGTATACTTCATTTTGTAATGTCGTATACTGTATGGAATCATACGGTGGCTTGCGAAAATGCTTTACACAATGAATgatgggaatgggaactctaaTTACGTGCccaataaaggttcaggcatgccTACCACGGGTCCAGCCTATGACATAGCCAGTGGGTGGTTCCGGGGCAGGAAGGGGTGGGGGATCAATGAATGATGATTATATCCAGGACACAATGACCATATTACCCCTTTGTTAATTTGGTTTCTAATTTTAAGCCTCCCGCACACAAGATCGAGCTATCAACTGAGCAAAAGGTTATTTGAGACTTTCTGCTCACCTGTTAGAATTTCACTGCACACAATATGCTAAGTGCTGAACTAGTTGGCTTATGACTGTCACAACGACATCACACAATTTTCATGTTTCCATTTATCAGGTGAAAAATTTACCTCAGCTGACAGATAATGTAGCCTGCAAAAGGTGCTATTTTGgccaaaaatatcaaacatgagAGATACTTTCTGCATGACCACATGAGGAGAAAAACTCAGCAAAATCACCTTCACATAAAGTCTCAAATCActttttgctcagctgatagctctCGTGTGCAATTATATGGAAGACGATTTACCTTATATAACCCAGAGTTTTTtcctataatttaattatatgtttatcGATCAATCCACTGCTACAAAAATTTTATTACCGCAATTATTTTCAAAGTTTGTAATGTAAGTACAGTTATTTATATGGACATacctataaaacaataataatagtgaataaTGAGCAATACATATATTCAGTATTGatcattataaaaacaaagcaCTAAAACCAAATCATTTTAAGGATTAGATCTTTCAAACAGTATTATCTGTTCGAACTGGTAATTAACAGATTACTAGTCCTTCTACTATTTTGGTAGTAATTGGAGGGAGGGCTGAGTAGAGAGTGCATAATTACACAACTGTAACTGATTAATGAAATGTTGACTACAAAATTACACTGATGGACCTCAAAATGCAATACATTTTCACTTGGAGCTGTTCCATGTTGTAGTCCAAGGCAGACCCAATTCAAATTGAAAAACCCAACCCATTTTCAACATCCGATTCAAACTATTTTATGTTGCAGAGGCCACATGCAAAAAGTGGAAGACACCTGCAGTAAAATCAAACTGTACCCAAGTTCGGCAAATATTTCAAGTGCTTTGTgtcaataattttagtttgtctaaatagaaaagttatattttttatttacaaattgggaAAACAATTATCCTggcataaataaaatgtcaccTGCTCAtcaagtgtaaaaaaaaaaaaaaatcttcttttttttcaattctacAAAACAGATCTCAAACTAGAAGACAAATCTAGTAAACTAGTAATGAAATACAGAGTTTAACAGGATAAATTAATCAAGAAAACATAACTTCAAACTTCATGAGTAGATGACATTTTTCACCATGTGTAAGCatagctgttttatttatatattgtcaAATGTTATTACAACCTGCATTATAAATAgcatatatttgtcatttgcaaaatagttggggttttttttaaatgtcaagcCAAACTGAAATTACTGACTAAAAACACTTAAAATATTGGCAGGAATGGGGTACagttctatttattatgtataagAGTCCCAACTATGAAAATAGGCACTGTGTAATGCTGGAGAGATCATATCCTATACTAtgacacaacacaaacacacctgGTGCTGTGTTTTTTCTTGGGAGTGTTTTGCGCACTGGATTCATCAAGATGCTGACTTGGGGGTTGACACTCGTCGTACATTGTCTTTGCACCACAGGGTAACCGTGTCCGATGGGAGTGGAAGTGTAGCTGACATTCATTTACATATTCATCATACTTTTCATCCAGTTTCATTGCCGCTGCAATCTGTTCCTTCCTAGCAGGAACTTCCAGTTTCTCGGCACATTCTTTTGAGCATGCCCAGTGTTGAAATGGAACACATGTGTTTCCGAGATAAGGATTTTTGAAGGTAATCACTTTGTAACCTGATAGGAAGAAATGAACATATTTTATGTGTTACATAACATTACACTGCAAAAATACACCTTGAATAAAGGACTAACAGTGGACATTTACATAACAATAGATTGAttttcaaaagaaaacattttcatttgtagTGCTGAATAATTattgcaattttaaaattaagctTTCCATCAACCCTAGTCCATTCATCTACCCACTTTTCAACCCATCCACTCCCAAATAAATCCACCAACCCATTCATATCCACCCACCAACCAACCATCTAGACAAATGATTTAACAGTATTTGCTTAACATGTTATTGGAGGATTCATATGTctagaaaagaaagaacaaagtttgtattgtttaacaataccactagagcacattgatttactaatcatcagctattagatatCTAACAATTGGTAATACtgatatagtctttgagaggaaacctacattttccattagtagcaagggattttttacatgcactatcccagacaggatagcacatacctttgttataccagtcatggtgcactggctggaacaagaaatatcctaATGGGTCCATTGATAGGAAtggatcctagactgaccatgcatcaggcgagcatttTACTACTGGGTGACATCAACATGCCCACAACACATCTTCAACAGATTttagttccatccagtgcacaatgactgacatatcaatgaccatggtatgtgttatcctgtctgtgggatggtacatataaaagaccccttggtactaataaaaaaatggcatgtttcctctctaagactataagtcaaactgaccaaatctttgacatctaatagccgatgattaataaattaatgtgctctagtggtgtccttaaacactttacaaaaacaaactttaactttgatgtaAGATGGTGGATCAAACCTGTTACCAGACATGAGAATAAAGGCTAAAAGTAAACTCAACAAGactataaaaagtttgtttgttttgtttaacaacaccactagagcccattgatttattaatcattggctactggatgtcaaacatttgataactctgacatagagtcttatagaggaaacccgctacatgtttccattagtagcaaaggatcttttatatgcactttcccaggcaggaaagcacataccaaggactttcaccagttgtggtacgTAGACTGGTTAGAACATTAAAAAACCTagttagttgaatggatccaccgaggtggttcaatcctgcgacacaagcacctcaggcgaggactcaactgactgagctaaatcacgcccCAGCACGACTATAAACTCATGAATGTCCTACCATGTAAATGAGCCAGACAGGCCTTGTTGCAGTAGTGGCAGATGTGGAACATGTCGTAGATGTCGGCGATGTAGTCCTTCAGGCCATGGGCCACGCGCTCGTCACTGAAGAAGTCCTTCTTGAAGCCGATCAGCGTCTTGGCTGCCCAGAACTGAAGACTCTCGTACTGGTGGTGAAACATCGGGTCCATGCTCCCGGCTATCGGGATTATGCGGTAGTTCACGTCAGTGTGGTACCACATAAACGTGGCCTTGAAGTAGTTGTGGTTGCCGTGACGATGCACTGTCTCGATGGAAGGCATCTGCAAGAGGAATCCCGGAAGAGCGTCCAGCAGGTTGTTGTCCAGAAGAACGGTTTTGAGATTCTTGCAGAAGATGAGGGTGTGTGGCAGGGAGTGGACCTGTAGTTTGTTGTTGGTCAGGGCCAGGTATTCCAGCTTCGACATCCGACCAATATCAGCGGGAATATGGTCCAAACTGTTGTACTTCAGGGATAAATACTTCACATTGGGACATTTAAATATctgaaacattaaattttaaaatgacaaagtCATTAATAATAAGAAGTCAATCAGAAACAAGATGCtggtgttttaaaataacatctGTGGAAAACAAAACTGATTTCTAAGCAAATAGTTGAACATTTAACCCCCACCCCTAACCCACCTCAATATTTCATGATTACTGTACAACATGAAATTCGAATTAATTTTAAGAGGCAGATAATGACAAAGTAGCCAAATTACTGATTATATTTATGGCACACGTCACAGAACTGAACAGActatttttattctttaaatattctttaaatattctttaatatttttaatatttcagcaGATATAAGTGAAAGATATAAAAAGCTTAATAGCAAAAATAAGCACCATTTCTTACATCTTATTATTACTAAACAAGTAGTTTTATTTTACCGTAgtcttattaaatatacattgtatattatgcACATTGCatttaaataacaattatataCCTCTCTGGGTAGTCTGTTGTCATCTCCATACTTGAACATGCTATCCAGGTAAAATTCAGTAAACTGGTGACAGCTCAGGTAACGGCTTAACAAagtttctaaaaaaacaaaaacaaaaaaacaacattaaatttAGAACAATTCAAGatctgtttctttttgttttatgacaatTCTCTCAtactgtttgtttttacttaaGATACTTCAGGTCCGAACCTGAAACTTTATTAAGTATCTCACTCTTTTGGATATGAaatacgcactcaacacattttatttacggttatatggcatcagacatatggttaagaaccacacagatattgaaggaggaaacccgctgtcgccacttcatgggctactcttttcgattggcagcaagggatcttttatatgcaccatcccatagacaggatagtacataccacggcctttgatgtaccagtcgtggtgcactggctggagcgagaaatagaccaaaccgaccatgcatcaagtgagcactttaccactgtacTACGTCTCGACCCCAGTATGACATAATGACGATATACTAACATCTAAAAACAACTATACAGCTACTTACCACCAGCCTGTGGAAGtctgttttctttctctctctgtagtTCTTGTTCCATAAGCTGTAACAAAGGACGCTGACGTCTGTGGAGGGTGACCGACAAATACCACAAACTCTGTGGTATCTcctgcaacaacaaaaacaattatcaaaaacatgtattttcaCAAAGCTGAtggtgagtttgttttgtttaacaacaccacaagagcacattgatttattaatcatcggcaagtggatgtcaaacatttgctaattctgactcatagttttagagaagaaccccgctacattttccccattagtagcaaaggatcttttatatgcactatcccagacaggatagcaaataccacagccttttatataccaggcgtggtgcactggctgaaacgagtaATTGTCCAAAGGTcacactgacagggatcgatcgcagactgatacgcatcaggcgaacgctttaccactgagctatatcccagtCCCTACAACAACAAAGACAATatgtaaattatcaaaaacatgtattttcaCATAGCTGATGGTCAGATGAAGCTCTGTGATTGAGCACTCAATGGAGGTGCAATGGGTCACAGAATCAATCCCTCACCCCCTGGTAGATACAGTGAATACTATATGAGTGGCCACtagatactacatgtatttatcttacaatgagctGTTTTAAAACAATCTAATGAGAGAAAGTGAGTTGGATACAAGTTTAAACAAGTTTAAGATAGATGGTATGTCAGGGACataaatgtagtattctatttcttatatatcctcaaaaaccaggttttaaacaaatttaaatatcttTACCAACTGAAACCTATTTATAGCCCTTGTGCTTGTAGCCATCACAAACTAATTAATTTCAGGTTAACCTATATGTCACAACAAATCTATTCCAATTGTGCTTTTTTGTCACTGGATGTTAAGGGTGTCATAACTGGATCATtgcctaggagcagccagtcatttgtctttaaatagttattacacatatgtattattagtatgtgatatcataaatagcgaatggtgttctcaccaatagGTGTGTAAGAATTGTTTTTACCCATTTCAAGCAACCTGGCCGTGGAAAGATAATACCAGGTTCTATTCAGTAATCTATGTGGCAGAGCAGCAGATTTCACATCTCACTATGGAGACCAAATTAAGTGTCATAataactatactcttcaaaaaagtaggggaactctaataagaatttacaactgccaaaattgtaaggtatattagctgtggagaatggttatatgataatagtgaattaattggtagttcagtattacagtaggttttgtgaccaccaaagatcttgaaggacgattggggttaaaagtgaaatttgaaacttgacgggttttttttatcagtaaatcgcaaattcaaacaataaaaatgactaaaaacaaaacaataaaaactgtatgatcaacagaatataaaagattgacagaaataatgttccacatcAACCTTcatggaaattgtcaaaatcgagaatgacaccccacgcacgtgcaAACTacggaatgtgtttcggtgtgttgataaacagacctgaatgttctttactaggatgtctgtggtcaaaacgtatgttcggtctaatagttgatattaagattaatatttcatgttcctctactttttttgaagagtatatatgttaagacaccaaagagctgtatttttaatatgtgcTGTTGTGGTATTCAACAAACAGTTCTCTCCTATACAAAACAgttgttattatgtttttaactttttgttctGGGTTTtcgtaacaaaataataataaatattttgccaAAACTGTATCCTCTAACCAGACAAGAGagatacttttttcttttcttttttttaactgtaataactttaaataaaaacaaattgtagtaTAATAATCAACAGCCAACACACTAATAAACATATCATTCTCTGTCAGTCAAATGACATCAAGTGTATCATTACTGCTCAAGTGTAATGTCTAAAGGCTATAGGATGACAGCATCataagatttattaatcatcacacaaaaaggtaaataaatgaactacataaactacatatacatactggtacgtatatgtataaaaatatataaaaaaaaaaataataataataaactaaatgacaaatgttaatacatatcaatattaattttacaaaacttaTAGCAGAAAAaagatgcatttatatataaatacataaacacaaaaatatatttgtacaataaacaaaatagcaACATACTGTTTCTCaaacataaatgaaaaatataagACTTCATGTTGACACACTCTGTATatttttgataattctaaatCTATATTCTGTGATACATGTGTATCAGCGTATGTGGTCTAATTACTAAGTAGTATCTGCGACAGAGCCTGGCCATACAAGGTGAATGTGATTGTGCTCCAGAAGCCTGGCAGAcatgtggttgtgtgtgtgtggtgtcgcAAACTCGATGATGCTAATCGTCTGGGGCTAACAGCTTGTATCAGCCAGCGTGCTGGTATATGGCCTGCCACATGACCACACTACCTATATTGTACATGtgcacacacaacaaacattcCCTCACTACTGTTACAGCTCTGCCAAGTATATGTGTACATGCaccattaataaatattgtttgatgaacacagaaatacacatttattggtacatcaagtaataacttaaaataactaaataaacatacTTCTATGCAAGTACTACAATAActtggttttcaaaatcttgattagctaTATTTCTAATCAtgtgaaaatttattagcaactactgtttaatgttttaaaattgcataGTGATCTCTAAAATTTGCATTGCAAATCATGACaacatactgaacaaaatgctgcctaaattaatgaaatacaatttAGTACAATATCTGGCCAACATTTAGCtttgtatacatatttttttgtaGAAGAAAATGGAAGCAATGTCAActgttttacatgtattagttaTCTTTATGAATTGACTGTTGCCACACAAGTTATCCTTTTCAAATATTACCTTTTCCACAGACACGCC
This DNA window, taken from Gigantopelta aegis isolate Gae_Host chromosome 4, Gae_host_genome, whole genome shotgun sequence, encodes the following:
- the LOC121371222 gene encoding uncharacterized protein LOC121371222 isoform X1, producing MTDVFNGFELLLFRRFQSCPALWLDWRGKLLSKAVDKPAGQGTYHVLEDLEDIGEIPQSLWYLSVTLHRRQRPLLQLMEQELQREKENRLPQAGETLLSRYLSCHQFTEFYLDSMFKYGDDNRLPREIFKCPNVKYLSLKYNSLDHIPADIGRMSKLEYLALTNNKLQVHSLPHTLIFCKNLKTVLLDNNLLDALPGFLLQMPSIETVHRHGNHNYFKATFMWYHTDVNYRIIPIAGSMDPMFHHQYESLQFWAAKTLIGFKKDFFSDERVAHGLKDYIADIYDMFHICHYCNKACLAHLHGYKVITFKNPYLGNTCVPFQHWACSKECAEKLEVPARKEQIAAAMKLDEKYDEYVNECQLHFHSHRTRLPCGAKTMYDECQPPSQHLDESSAQNTPKKKHSTRCVCVVS